One Paralichthys olivaceus isolate ysfri-2021 chromosome 21, ASM2471397v2, whole genome shotgun sequence genomic window carries:
- the g6pc3 gene encoding glucose-6-phosphatase 3: MARPCWMRGDIAGSPLPNSRPLDFFSSRVFKKKKKTMEAVYTQGVLMAESLQQRTMEQERLWQVVTHIGDPKAAFLLLFPFTYFLSRRAGVAVLWVSAVSEWLNLVFKWMLFGERPFWWIGESGLFVDKQPKVQQFSSTCETGPGSPSGHAMVTAAVWWVVVSSLGSFLYSRTRSVVLSAAPFLFYVLMLVAIGMSRIFILAHFPHQVIAGSITGFILGMVLSRRVPEGRPLLFFFSFSMGLMLSALMLHAGLQQLGIDLSWSITLAQKWCSRAEWIRLDTAPFSSLTRDCGALLGLGLAQYWKPGGWALPWGPRALSLAISSMGLYHVNRLPLPVRPQGLFYGLCFVKFVIVPQIVMVLVPGVIHLFTHKKKKD, from the exons ATGGCCCGCCCCTGCTGGATGCGAGGCGACATTGCGGGTTCCCCTCTCCCAAACAGCCGCCCTCTTGATTTCTTCTCATCtcgtgtgtttaaaaaaaaaaaaaaaacgatggaGGCGGTTTACACTCAGGGTGTTTTAATGGCCgagtctctgcagcagaggacGATGGAGCAGGAGAGACTGTGGCAGGTCGTCACTCACATCGGGGACCCCAAAGCTGCCTTCCTGCTTCTCTTCCCTTTCACCTATTTCCTCAGCAGACGGGCCGGGGTGGCGGTGCTGTGGGTGTCGGCTGTGTCCGAGTGGCTCAACCTGGTGTTTAAATG GATGCTGTTTGGAGAAAGGCCGTTCTGGTGGATTGGTGAATCTGGTCTATTTGTTGACAAGCAGCCGAAAGTTCAGCAGTTTTCCTCCACCTGTGAGACCGGGCCAG GCAGTCCTTCGGGACATGCGATGGTGACAGCAGCAGTCTGGTGGGTTGTGGTGTCCTCGCTGGGTTCATTTCTGTACTCTCGTACTCGCAG TGTGGTGCTATCAGCTGCTCCCTTCCTGTTCTATGTGCTGATGCTGGTGGCCATTGGAATGTCCAGGATCTTCATCCTTGCCCACTTCCCTCACCAGGTCATCGCTGGCTCCATTACAG GTTTCATTCTGGGGATGGTCTTGAGCCGCAGAGTACCAGAAGGTCGCCCCCTGCTGTTCTTCTTTAGCTTCAGCATGGGTCTGATGCTAAGTGCTCTGATGCTGCATGCTGGATTACAGCAGCTGGGAATCGATCTCTCCTG GTCTATTACTTTGGCTCAGAAATGGTGCAGCCGGGCCGAGTGGATTCGTCTGGATACAGCTCCGTTCTCCTCCCTGACCCGAGATTGTGGGGCCCTCCTTGGTTTGGGGCTGGCGCAGTACTGGAAGCCCGGAGGATGGGCTCTGCCTTGGGGTCCACGTGCTTTATCTTTGGCTATTTCATCCATGGGACTGTACCACGTGAATCGGCTGCCACTCCCAGTCCGACCACAGGGCCTCTTCTACGGCCTCTGCTTTGTCAAATTTGTCATCGTGCCTCAGATTGTGATGGTTCTTGTCCCTGGAGTGATTcacctcttcacacacaaaaagaagaaggacTAG
- the tanc2b gene encoding protein TANC2 isoform X14 yields the protein MTRLGFLLGDKVSEGPAGTQYSMEEPEARQGQNQRISPCSTLTSSTASPPAGSPCSTLPPAMPGQAGNRDCAYGSVTSPTSTLESRDSGIIATLTSYSENMERGSKYGEGSRANLKLWQSQKSGMDSFLYRVDENMTASTYSLNKIPERNLESMSSHSAHSIPLYLMPRPNSVAATSSAHLEDLAYLDEQRHTPLRTSLRMPRQSTTCGPGRSGQDLRASANNTHAWQSQSLRFAPYRPQDIALKPLLFEVPSITMDSVFTGREWLFQEIDAHLNSPNATTNRGVVVVGNIGFGKTAIMSRLVALSCHGTRMRQIASDSPQASPKHGEGLPLTQPQPTHGTLGGGSCPGTPEMRRRQEEGMRRLASQVVAYHYCQADNAYTCLVPEFVHNVAALLCRSPHLVAYREQLLREPHLQSILSLRSCVQDPLASFRRGVLEPLDVLYKERKISSEEDLIILIDGLNEAEFHKPDYGDTIVSFLTKTINKFPPWLKLVVTVRTTLQEITNALPFHRISLDGLEENDAIDQDLQGYILHRIHSSPEIQNNISLNGKMDNTTFGKLSAHLKALSQGSYLYLKLTFDLIEKGYLVLKSSSYKVVPVNLAEVYLLQCNMRFPTQSSFERALPLLNVAVASLHPLNDEQIYQAINAGSLQGMLDWEDFQQRVDNLSVFLVKRRDGTRMFVHPSFREWLIWREEGEKTKFLCDPRSGHTLLAFWFSRQENKLNRQQTIEQGHHILKAHIFKGLSKKVGVSSSILQGLWVSYSSEGLSAALSSLRNLYTPNIKVSRLLMMGGGNVNYRTEVLNNAPVLCVHSHLGYMDMVALLLEFGASVDATSESGLTPLGYAAAGGHMSIVTALCRRRAKVDHLDKNGQCALVHAALRGHMEVVKFLIQSDWSMGPQQQQQSPQTQQQAALTKSHAVQQALIAAASMGYTEIVSYLLDLPEKDEEEVERAQINNFDTLWGETALTAASGRGKLEVCRLLLEQGAAVAQPNRRGIVPLFSAVRQGHWQIVDLLLTHGADVNLADKQGRSPLMMAASEGHLGTVEFLLAQGASLSLMDKEGLTALSWACLKGHLPVVRCLVENGAATDHADKNGRTPLDLAAFYGDSEVVQFLVDHGAMIEHVDYSGMRPLDRAVGCRNTSVVVALLKKGAKIGCQTLPSRPRGPATWAMATSKPDIMIILLSKLIEEGDGFYKKGKVKEAAQRYQYALKKFPREGFSEDLKTFRELKVSIFLNLSRCRRKMNDFGMAEEFATKALELKPKSYEAYYARARAKRSSRQFPEALEDLNEAIKQCPNNREIQRLLQRVEEEFHMLSQEEHQQQDLELEPPPSPPPTPPPEEEESLSLSMPLPPPPEPRLEDMEPVQDLFEDEDYLEQELEAMSMGLPPPDSLVNPSSLPIIHSPPLSPTHPDQIYLTGGSPMGQPYEYHPTSSSMSSPTRGTYQSTSPSLSPTHQNSHYRHSPPHTSPVHQPSYRFSPPPMGTGGQGMDHQSPPPSPLRRAAQYRASPPVESVCLYRSQSGSPVRYQTEQHPGRPKSPLSKMSSQRSFQLSSQPSLSSQHHQAQGLRLQPSIAQIVRTNQPSSVMGNSNYGGQMGHSMGGRYQGGSVDVESRLVYQPSLDGRSMPQVQASLSSGALCQHGGRGGVMESGLLKDELPQRPSSAYRASSGGPGGIRYSQTPQISRSQSAAYYPVSEHVLERANAMPPCQLGSPEIPHMVRRPVSANTTELKQHVPTPRPLIHSQSVGLRFSPSSNNISTGSTSNLAPGFRPSSSIQQMEIPLQATYERSCDDISPISPSQGGGGLYQGETTRSRNTPFMGIIDKTARTQQYLHQPSRSRAMTSMDSAISPTSPGQLVQQGSTYSPPASLGNIAYYNKTNNAQNGHLLEEDYYTQPQPPSLGKLANGSRGSGDILERVSQVPTYPDVKVARTLPVAQAYQDNMYRQLSRDSRTQGPTSPIKPKRPFVESNV from the exons CGACCAGTTCAGCCCACCTGGAGGATCTGGCCTACCTGGATGAGCAGAGGCACACGCCATTACGCACCTCGCTGCGCATGCCCAGGCAGAGCACCACCTGCGGGCCGGGTCGCTCCGGGCAGGACCTGAGAG CTTCTGCAAATAACACCCATGCCTGGCAATCCCAGTCAC TACGGTTTGCACCCTATCGGCCTCAAGACATCGCCCTCAAACCTCTGCTGTTCGAGGTGCCCAGCATCACCATGGACTCAGTCTTCACGGGCCGCGAGTGGCTCTTCCAGGAGATCGACGCCCACCTCAACAGCCCCAACGCCACCACCAACCGTGGCGTGGTGGTAGTCGGTAACATCGGCTTCGGAAAGACTGCGATCATGTCCCGCCTGGTGGCGCTCAGCTGCCACGGCACCCGCATGAGACAGATCGCCTCCGACAGCCCGCAGGCCTCACCCAAAC ATGGAGAGGGGCTCCCTCTCACCCAGCCTCAGCCCACGCACGGCACCCTGGGAGGAGGCAGCTGTCCAGGGACCCCTGAGATGAGGCGACGTCAGGAAGAAGGCATGAGGAGGCTGGCGtctcag GTGGTGGCGTATCACTACTGCCAGGCGGATAACGCCTATACCTGCTTGGTGCCGGAGTTTGTGCACAATGTGGCGGCTCTGCTGTGTCGCTCGCCGCACCTCGTCGCCTACAGGGAGCAGCTGCTGAGGGAGCCGCACCTCCAGAGCATCCTGAGCCTGCGCTCCTGCGTCCAGGACCCGCTGGCTTCCTTCAGGAGGGGGGTCCTCGAGCCCCTGGACGTACTTTACAAAG agaGGAAGATCAGCTCGGAGGAGgacctcatcatcctcatcgaCGGTTTGAACGAGGCGGAGTTCCACAAACCGGACTACGGAGACACCATCGTGTCATTCCTCACCAAAACTATCAACAAGTTCCCTCCCTGGCTAAAGCTGGTGGTCACAGTCAGAACCACGTTACAG GAGATCACCAACGCGCTGCCGTTCCACCGCATCTCTCTGGACGGCCTGGAGGAAAACGATGCCATCGACCAGGACCTGCAGGGCTACATCCTGCACCGCATCCACAGCAGCCCGGAGATCCAGAACAACATCTCGCTCAACGGCAAGATGGACAACACCACGTTCGGCAAGCTCAGCGCCCACCTCAAGGCTCTGAGTCAGGGCTCCTATCTGTACCTCAAGCTCACCTTTGACCTCATCGAGAAGGGCTACCTGGTTCTGAAAAGCTCCAGCTATAAG GTGGTTCCAGTCAACCTGGCCGAGGTGTACCTGCTGCAGTGCAACATGCGCTTCCCCACGCAGTCGTCGTTCGAGCGGGCGCTTCCCCTGCTCAACGTGGCCGTGGCCTCGCTGCATCCGCTGAACGATGAGCAGATATACCAGGCCATCAACGCCGGCTCGCTGCAG ggcATGCTGGACTGGGAGGATTTCCAGCAACGTGTGGAcaacctgtctgtcttcctgGTGAAGAGGAGGGACGGCACCAGGATGTTCGTTCACCCATCCTTCAGGGAGTGGTTGATctggagagaagaaggagaaaagacaaagttcCTGTGTGATCCAAG GAGCGGTCACACCCTTCTGGCCTTCTGGTTTTCTCGGCAGGAGAACAAGCTGAATAGACAGCAGACTATTGAACAGGGCCATCACATCCTCAAAGCACATATCTTCAAG GGTCTCAGCAAGAAAGTTGGGGTTTCCTCATCTATCTTGCAAGGCCTGTGGGTATCCTACAGCTCCGAGGGCCTTTCAGCTGCACTTTCTTCACTCCGAAACCTCTACACCCCCAACATCAAG GTGAGCCGGTTACTGATGATGGGCGGTGGCAATGTGAACTATCGTACGGAGGTGCTGAACAACGCCCCCGTCCTGTGTGTCCACTCCCACCTGGGGTACATGGACATGGTGGCTCTGCTGCTCGAGTTCGGCGCCTCTGTCGACGCCACGTCTGAAAGTGGTCTGACGCCGCTGGGCTACGCCGCCGCCGGGGGACACATGTCCATCGTGACTGCTCTTTGCCGCAGGAGAGCAAAG GTAGACCACTTGGATAAGAACGGCCAGTGCGCCCTGGTTCATGCGGCGCTGAGGGGCCACATGGAGGTGGTGAAGTTCCTCATCCAGAGCGACTGGAGCATGGGGCcgcaacagcaacaacagtcaccacagacacaacaacaggCGGCGTTGACCAAGAGCCACGCGGTGCAGCAGGCGCTCATCGCTGCAGCCAGCATGGGATACACAGAG ATCGTGTCCTACCTGCTGGACCTGCCAGAGAAAGACgaagaggaggtggagcggGCTCAGATCAATAACTTCGACACCCTGTGGGGGGAGACAG ctctGACTGCAGCCTCTGGTCGGGGGAAGCTGGAGGTTTGTCGTCTGTTACTGGAACAGGGTGCAGCCGTGGCCCAGCCCAACAGACGAGGCATCGTCCCGCTGTTCAGTGCCGTTCGTCAGGGACATTGGCAG ATCGTGgacctcctcctcacacacggAGCAGATGTCAACCTGGCGGACAAGCAGGGCCGAAGCCCTCTGATGATGGCCGCCTCAGAGGGACACCTGGGAACTGTGGAGTTTTTACTAGCTCAAG gagcttctctgtctctgatggaTAAGGAGGGTTTGACCGCTCTGAGCTGGGCATGTCTGAAGGGCCACTTACCCGTCGTCCGCTGCCTGGTGGAGAACGGAGCTGCCACCGACCACGCAGACAAGAACGGACGCACGCCCCTCGACCTGGCGGCTTTCTATGGCGACTCTGAAGTG GTCCAGTTCTTGGTCGACCACGGGGCGATGATAGAGCACGTAGACTACAGCGGGATGCGTCCCCTCGACAGGGCGGTGGGCTGCAGGAACACGTCGGTGGTGGTCGCCCTGCTCAAGAAAGGAGCCAAGATAG GATGTCAGACGCTGCCCAGTCGGCCCCGAG GTCCAGCCACATGGGCCATGGCCACCTCCAAACCCGACATCATGATCATCTTACTCAGCAAACTCATCGAGGAGGGGGACGGCTTCTACAAG AAGGGGAAGGTGAAGGAGGCGGCACAGCGTTATCAGTATGCCCTCAAAAAGTTTCCACGCGAAGGCTTCAGCGAGGACCTCAAGACATTCAGGGAACTCAAAGTATCGATCTTCCTCAACCTGTCCCGATGTCGGAGGAAAATGAAC GACTTTGGGATGGCTGAGGAATTTGCGACGAAGGCACTTGAACTGAAACCAAAATCTTACGAAGCTTATTACGCCAGGGCCCGAGCCAAGCGTAGCAGCAG ACAATTTCCTGAAGCCTTAGAGGACTTGAATGAAGCCATAAAGCAGTGCCCCAACAACCGAGAGATCCAGCGGCTGCTccagagggtggaggaggagtttCACATGCTCAGCCAGGAGGAGCACCAGCAGCAAGACCTGGAACTAGAGCCTCCTCCCTCCCCGCCTCCTACGCCTCCCCCGGAAGAGGAGGAGTCACTGTCCCTCTCCAtgcctctcccccctcccccagaGCCCCGCCTGGAGGACATGGAGCCCGTCCAGGACCTGTTTGAGGATGAGGACTAcctggagcaggagctggaggccatGTCGATGGGTCTGCCTCCGCCCGATTCCCTAGTCAACCCCTCCAGCCTTCCCATCATTCATAGCCCACCTCTCTCCCCCACACATCCAGATCAGATCTATTTAACTGGAGGCTCACCCATGGGCCAGCCCTACGAGTATCACCCCACCTCGTCCTCCATGTCCTCCCCAACCCGCGGGACATACCAGTCAACGTCGCCCTCTTTATCCCCAACGCATCAAAACTCCCACTACCGCCATAGCCCGCCTCACACCTCCCCAGTGCACCAGCCATCCTACCGTTTCAGCCCGCCTCCTATGGGCACCGGGGGTCAGGGAATGGATCACCAGAGCCCACCGCCTTCCCCTTTACGTCGGGCTGCACAATACAGAGCCAGTCCGCCGGTAGAGAGTGTTTGTCTGTACAGATCACAGTCTGGGTCTCCTGTGCGCTACCAGACAGAGCAGCACCCCGGCCGACCCAAGTCTCCCCTCTCTAAGATGAGCAGTCAGCGTTCTTTCCAACTGAGCTCCCAGCCCTCGTTATCCTCCCAGCACCACCAAGCCCAAGGCCTTCGCCTCCAGCCTTCTATAGCCCAGATAGTCCGCACAAACCAGCCCAGCAGTGTAATGGGCAACAGCAATTATGGAGGCCAGATGGGACACTCCATGGGTGGTCGCTACCAAGGGGGCTCAGTGGATGTGGAGAGCCGGCTGGTGTATCAGCCCTCCCTGGATGGACGGTCCATGCCCCAGGTCCAGGCCAGCCTCAGTTCTGGGGCCCTCTGTCAGCACGGTGGCCGAGGAGGGGTTATGGAGTCGGGCCTACTGAAGGATGAGCTACCCCAGCGCCCCTCCTCTGCCTACCGCGCCAGCAGCGGGGGCCCAGGGGGCATCCGTTACAGCCAGACACCTCAGATAAGCCGCAGCCAGTCGGCCGCCTACTACCCGGTCTCTGAACACGTACTGGAGCGTGCCAATGCCATGCCTCCCTGTCAGCTGGGCTCGCCTGAGATCCCTCATATGGTGAGACGCCCCGTCAGTGCCAATACTACTGAGTTGAAGCAGCATGTGCCCACCCCCAGGCCTCTCATCCATTCTCAGAGCGTAGGCCTTAGATTCTCCCCCTCCAGCAACAACATCTCAACTGGATCCACCTCCAATTTGGCGCCGGGTTTCAGGCCTTCTTCTTCCATTCAGCAGATGGAGATCCCCCTGCAAGCTACATATGAGCGCAGCTGTGATGACATCTCTCCTATCTCTCCCTCGCAGGGCGGCGGGGGGCTGTATCAGGGCGAGACCACCCGCTCTCGGAACACGCCCTTCATGGGGATCATAGACAAGACGGCGCGGACTCAGCAGTACCTGCATCAGCCCTCGCGGTCCAGGGCCATGACGTCCATGGACTCTGCAATTAGCCCCACCTCGCCTGGCCAGCTCGTCCAGCAAGGCTCCACCTACAGCCCCCCCGCCTCACTGGGAAATATCGCCTACTATAACAAGACTAACAACGCCCAAAATGGACACCTGTTGGAGGAGGACTACTACACCCAGCCCCAGCCCCCCTCTCTGGGCAAACTGGCTAACGGCTCCCGTGGCAGCGGGGACATCCTGGAGCGGGTCAGCCAGGTGCCCACCTACCCGGACGTCAAGGTGGCGAGGACTCTGCCCGTGGCACAGGCCTACCAGGACAACATGTACCGCCAGCTCTCGCGTGACTCCCGCACCCAAGGCCCCACATCCCCCATCAAACCAAAGAGACCCTTTGTGGAGTCGAACGTGTGA